The sequence CCACGGCGGCCTGACCGGACTCGTGCTGCCGACGTTGGGGACGGGGGAAGGCCATAGAGGGGGAGGCTGCCTTCCTCCTAGATTCTCGATGATTGGGGAATCGGTCAAATGGCCGGAGCCGCCCCGTGTCCCATTCCATTACAACAGGACTGTTTGGTCACTTGTTGAGCGTGAAGCCGCAGGCCGCGTCGAGCGCCACCTTCGCCCCGGCGAGCGCCCCGAGCAGGCGTTCATAGTGATGGCGCTCCGCGTCAACCTGGGCCTCCACCTCTTCCGGGGGCAGGCCCTGGTGGGAGAGGGAGAGGCGCAGGCGGTGGGCGGCGGCGTCGCGCTCCGCCTCGATGGCGGCCCGGGCCTTCTTCGCGGACCGGGCCAGCTCCGCCTCGGCGGCGGCCTGGGCCACGGGCAGCGCGGCGTCCACGAAGGCGCCGAAGCCGGGGAAGGCCTGGTGGACCTCATCCCCCTTCAGCGCCTTGCCGTCGGATTCCAGAGCCGCGAGTACGGAAGCGTCCGCCACGGGGCCCTGCGGGCCGTCCACCACGGCGACGGGCAGGAGGGTGCGCGCGAGGAAGCGCGCCAATTGGCGGCTGGGCACGCGGGCGCCGGGGGACGTGTCCTGGGGCTCCGGGAGCTGCACGTGGAAGAGCAGCTCCAGGCCGCGCACGGGCTTCTTCACCGAGCGCTTCTCGATGTGGCGGAAGCCGCTGCGGCCGTAGGGGCCGTCCTTGAGGAAGCCGAAGAGCGCCTCCACCAGCGGGTGGCCGGTGGCGAAGTACTCCAGCTCCTCCGCCTCCACGGCGGTGTCGCGCCAGAAGGTGCCCAGCACGGTGCGGTCCTGCATCACGTCGATGCCGGGCAGGCCCTCCACGTTGAGCGCGTGGCCGAACTGGAAGGCCACCTGGAAGGCCTCCACCTGTTCGTCGGTGTCCACGCCGATGCCCACGCGGCGCGCCAGCTCCGTGACGGTCTCCTCCAGGCGCTCGTCCAGGTCGCGCGCCACGCTCCACAGCCCGTCCTCCAGCGGCGGAGCCTCCTCGTCGGAGTCCTCGTCCGGAGGTTCCTCGCCCATGCGTTCCTGCGCGCGCGCCACCAGCCGGGCCACGGCGGGCTTGTCGAAGCTGCGCACGTCCAGCAGCGGGTCGTACGCGCGCTTCACCTGCTCACGCGCGGACTCCACGCGGGTCTTCAGCTCCGCGGCGTAGTCGACGCGCGCCTCGCGGGGCAGCAGGGCCAGGTCCGCGATGCGGTCCTCCACCTCCTCCAGCACCGCGTCCAGGCCGCCCACCGTCTCACCGAAGACGCCCACGGCGTCCGCCAGCAGCATCAGCACGTCCGACGCCAGCGTGCCCGCGGGGTCGAAGACGTGGATCTCCACCGGGTGCGTCTGGCCAATGCGGTCCAGGCGGCCGATGCGCTGCTCCACCGTGGAGGGGCTCCACGGCAGGTCGTAGTGGACCAGGTGGTGCGCGAACTGGAAGTTGCGGCCCTCGCCGCCCACCTCCGTGCAGAGCAGGACCTGGGGGCCCTCCGGGTCGCGGAAGCGCGCCACCTGCCGGTCGCGCTCCACGAGCGGCAGGTCGCCGTGGTAGCCCAGCGCCTCCACGCCCTCGCGCGACAGCTCCGACTGGAGCGACTCCAGCGTGTCGCGGCTCTCCGTGAACACGAGCACCTTCGCGCGCGGCTCCGCCTTCCAGATGCCGCGCAGCACGCCCACGAACGCGATGAGCTTCGCGTCGCGGCCGGTCAGCTTGAGGTCCGCGCCCTTGAGCGCCGGGTTGGACTTCACCGCGCCCGTGAACGCCGCGGGGCTGGACTCCAGGCGGCGCAGCACGTTGGCCAGCGGCGCGCCGCGAAGCGTGCCCTTCGCCAGCGTGGCCAGGGCCGCATCGCGCGCCTTCAGCTCCTCCGGCGTGAGTTGCACCGGGTGCCGGTGGAGCCTGCGCGTGGAGAAGCCGCCCACCACCGCGCGCCGGTTGCGCACCAGCCGGTCCGACAGGCTGTACGTCTCCGCCAGGTGCGCAAGCAACGCCTCCTTGTCCTTCAGCGTCTGCAGCCGCGCGTCCTCCGGGAAGCGCTTCGCCAGCGAGGCCACGGCGGCCTTCGCGTCCTGGCCTTCCATCAACGCGCGCACCGCGGTGGACAGCTCCTCCTGGCGCTGGAGCCGCGCCTCGAAGCCCTTCACGGACGGCGCGGTCGCCGCGTCGATGAGGGTGAGCAGGCCGTGGTACTCCGCAGGGTCCAGCTGCATGGGCGTGGCGGTGAGCAGCAGCAGGCCCCACGAGTTCGCGGCCAGCCCCTTCGCGGCGGCGAAGGCCTTCTCGCCCTTGAGGTGGTGCGCCTCGTCGATGATGACCAGGTCCCAGAAGGCGTCCTCGGCCGAGACCTCCTCGCGGTGCTCGCGGGTGCGGCTGAGCAGCTCCAGGCTGGTCACCACCAGCGGGAAGCGCTCCCACGGGGAGACGTCCGGCGCCTCCTTCAGCGACTGCTCGTAGCGGTCCGAGTCCATCAGCGTGAAGAGCTGGTTGAACTTGTGGAACAGCTCCACCAGCCACTGCACGGTGAGGTGGCTGGGCGCCACCACGAGGCACCGCCGCGCCAGGCCCACCAGCCGCAGCGCGCTGAACACCATGCCCGCTTCAATCGTCTTGCCCAGGCCCACTTCATCCGCCAGCACGAAGCGCGGGCGGCGCGCGGACAGCACTCGCTGCACCACGCCCACCTGGTGCGGCTTCACCATCACCCGGCTGGCCAGGAGCGCGCCCAGCGCGTCACCGCGGCGCTCGTCGTCCAGCACCAGCGCCTGCTTGCGCAGCATGAACGCCTTCGCGTCCCCCACCCGCCCGTCGCGCAGCGTGGACAGCAGGTCGGAGCGCGGCGCCAGCGCGCGGACCTCCGACTCCGGCAGCTCGTCCTCCTCGCCCGTGTCCTCGAAGCGCACCACGTAGCGGCGCAGACCGCGCGCGCCCGGCTCCTCGCCCAGGATGGTGGCCTTGCGCCCCTTCGGCGTCTGGATGGGCTCGCCCCTGGGCAACTGGTACGGCACCAGCGCGCCGCCGCGCGTGGACACCAGCACCGGCGCGTCCTCGCGGGACGGGAAGGCGATGAGGGCCTTGGCCCCCTGCTCCTGCAGCGACACCAGATGCCCCACGCCCCATTCGGGCTGCGGGAGGTAGCGGACCTTCAGACCTTCGACGAGAGACGCCATATGCGTGCAACACCCGATGCGAGGAGGGGGGCGCTCCATAACGTCCCGGCGCCCCGAAGGCCATTTCGCGAGCACCTCCCCGCCCCACCCGCGGACGGCCTGCCACGTCCTGCCCGCCCGGGACTTGCCTTCCTGCCAGGTAGGCTCCATGATTCCATGACAAACAGGTAAAAACCGGGTTATAGGATACCCTGCCCGGCAGTGCGATGTCGCTCACCCCACCTTTTCGGTGATGTTGAGGGTCCTTCTGCACAGAAGCGCTCGGTGCCGTCGGGGGGGAGTGCCACATGTTGCGACGTTGGACCTTCGCGCAGAGGGTAGGTGCGGGTCTGTCCGCGTGCCTTCTGGCCGGACTCATCCTGCTCGCCACCCTGGTGTCCGCGACCCACACGCTGGCCGTGGACGATGGGGCCTTCCTCCATCACGTCTCCGACATCCTCGTCGGCCTGCTGGGCCTGGGCGCCCTCATCGCGCTGGTGATGGTGCTGCGCAACGCGCTGGGCCCCATGCACGAGGAGGCCCTGCGGAGTGAACAGCGGTTGCACCTGTTCATGGATGGCGTGAGCGACTACGCGCTGTGCTTCCTGGAGCCGGACGGCAAGGTGTCCTGCTGGAGCACGGGCGCGGAGCGGCTCACCGGCTGGACGTCCTCCGACATCGTGGGCCAGCGCGCGGAGGTGCTGCACGTGCCGGACGCGGTGACGCACGGCCTGCCCGCGTCCCACCGCGAGCGGGCCGCGCGCGAGCGGCGCCTGCAGTCGGAGGGCTGGCGGCTGCGCAAGGACGGCTCGCGCTTCTGGGCGGAGACGCTGCTCACCGCGCTGTACGCGGAGGGCGGCACGCTGCAGGGCTACGCGGAGGTGACGCGCGACATCACCGAGCGCAAGCGCACCGAGCGCATGCAGGCGCTGCTCGCCGAAGCGGGCCGCGTGCTCCAGCCCCAGGCCGGCGCCAAGGAGCTGGGCGCGGCGCTCACCCGCCTGTGCGTGCCGGAGATCGCGGACGCGTGCGTGCTCTACCTCCCGGACGGCAGCGGCGACGTGCGCCCCGGTGCGGTGACGTGCGCGGACGCGGCCACCCAGACGCGGCTGTGGGAGCCCCTGATGCGCCGGCCGTCGCTGGATGAGCCCGGCCCCGCGCGCGTCGTCCACACCGGCCGCGCCGAGCGCTTCGCGGAAGTGGATCCGGACCGGCTGCCCCCTTCCGTCAGCGACAGCGCCTCCGCGGAGCTGTGGCGCGCGCTGGGCGTGCGCTCCGCGCTGAGCGTGCCGCTCGTCGTGGACAACCGCGTGCTGGGCGCGCTGTGCCTGCTGTCCACGCGGCCGCACCGCCACTACGGCGCGGTGGACCAGGCCTTCCTGGAGGAGCTGTCCGCGCGCGCCGCGCTGGCGCTGGACAACGCCCGCCTGATGGCCGCGACGCAGAACGCGCTGGAGCTCATTGGCGTGGCGGCGCATGACCTGGGCACCCCGCTGAGCTCGCTGCAGCTGCGCCTGCGCCGCGTGCGCCTGCAGTGCGCGCCCGCCCACACGGACGACACGCGCCTGCGCGAGGGGCTGCTCCTGGCCGAGGAGGAGACGAAGCGGCTGGGGCGGCTGGTGCACAACCTGCTGGACCTGTCGCGCCTGTCCGGCGGCCGGTTGGTGCTGGAGGCCCAGCCCATGGACCTGGCGGAGCTGGCGCACGAGGTGGCCTCCCGCCACGAGGACCAGGCCGCCGCCGCCGGCTGCGCCCTCACCGTCCACGCCCCCAGCGGCGCCCGCGGCCGCTGGGACCGCCAGCGCCTGGACCGCGTCCTCACCAACCTGGTTTCCAACGCCCTCAAGTTCGGCCGCGGGCAGCCGGTGGAGGTGCATGTGGATGTGGACGAAGACGCACACCGCATCCGGATGTCGGTGCGGGACCACGGCGCCGGCATCCCACAGGAAGCCCAGCAGCGCCTGTTCACCCGCTTCGAGCGGGTCACAACGGACAGCCGTGCGCCGGGCTTCGGACTGGGCCTCTACATCGTCCGGCAGCTCGTGGAGGCCCACGGCGGCACCATCCGCGTCCACTCGAGGCTGGGAGAGGGCGCGGAGTTCACGGTCGAACTCCCTTTCACCCCGGAAACCCCGGCAGAAGTCGTTTCCTCGATTCGCGCATGACCCTCCCGGGTGGGTTGCGCCCCAGCACCCCTTCCCATCCAGTCATAAACATTCGGGATTCGCCTCTGAGTAGAATTATTCTCAGAAGTTGAACCCGTCTGTTGATTGTGGATATTCTCCGTGCGGCTAGAACCGCTCGTTTCCGGCAAAA comes from Corallococcus macrosporus and encodes:
- a CDS encoding helicase-related protein — protein: MASLVEGLKVRYLPQPEWGVGHLVSLQEQGAKALIAFPSREDAPVLVSTRGGALVPYQLPRGEPIQTPKGRKATILGEEPGARGLRRYVVRFEDTGEEDELPESEVRALAPRSDLLSTLRDGRVGDAKAFMLRKQALVLDDERRGDALGALLASRVMVKPHQVGVVQRVLSARRPRFVLADEVGLGKTIEAGMVFSALRLVGLARRCLVVAPSHLTVQWLVELFHKFNQLFTLMDSDRYEQSLKEAPDVSPWERFPLVVTSLELLSRTREHREEVSAEDAFWDLVIIDEAHHLKGEKAFAAAKGLAANSWGLLLLTATPMQLDPAEYHGLLTLIDAATAPSVKGFEARLQRQEELSTAVRALMEGQDAKAAVASLAKRFPEDARLQTLKDKEALLAHLAETYSLSDRLVRNRRAVVGGFSTRRLHRHPVQLTPEELKARDAALATLAKGTLRGAPLANVLRRLESSPAAFTGAVKSNPALKGADLKLTGRDAKLIAFVGVLRGIWKAEPRAKVLVFTESRDTLESLQSELSREGVEALGYHGDLPLVERDRQVARFRDPEGPQVLLCTEVGGEGRNFQFAHHLVHYDLPWSPSTVEQRIGRLDRIGQTHPVEIHVFDPAGTLASDVLMLLADAVGVFGETVGGLDAVLEEVEDRIADLALLPREARVDYAAELKTRVESAREQVKRAYDPLLDVRSFDKPAVARLVARAQERMGEEPPDEDSDEEAPPLEDGLWSVARDLDERLEETVTELARRVGIGVDTDEQVEAFQVAFQFGHALNVEGLPGIDVMQDRTVLGTFWRDTAVEAEELEYFATGHPLVEALFGFLKDGPYGRSGFRHIEKRSVKKPVRGLELLFHVQLPEPQDTSPGARVPSRQLARFLARTLLPVAVVDGPQGPVADASVLAALESDGKALKGDEVHQAFPGFGAFVDAALPVAQAAAEAELARSAKKARAAIEAERDAAAHRLRLSLSHQGLPPEEVEAQVDAERHHYERLLGALAGAKVALDAACGFTLNK
- a CDS encoding sensor histidine kinase, which encodes MLRRWTFAQRVGAGLSACLLAGLILLATLVSATHTLAVDDGAFLHHVSDILVGLLGLGALIALVMVLRNALGPMHEEALRSEQRLHLFMDGVSDYALCFLEPDGKVSCWSTGAERLTGWTSSDIVGQRAEVLHVPDAVTHGLPASHRERAARERRLQSEGWRLRKDGSRFWAETLLTALYAEGGTLQGYAEVTRDITERKRTERMQALLAEAGRVLQPQAGAKELGAALTRLCVPEIADACVLYLPDGSGDVRPGAVTCADAATQTRLWEPLMRRPSLDEPGPARVVHTGRAERFAEVDPDRLPPSVSDSASAELWRALGVRSALSVPLVVDNRVLGALCLLSTRPHRHYGAVDQAFLEELSARAALALDNARLMAATQNALELIGVAAHDLGTPLSSLQLRLRRVRLQCAPAHTDDTRLREGLLLAEEETKRLGRLVHNLLDLSRLSGGRLVLEAQPMDLAELAHEVASRHEDQAAAAGCALTVHAPSGARGRWDRQRLDRVLTNLVSNALKFGRGQPVEVHVDVDEDAHRIRMSVRDHGAGIPQEAQQRLFTRFERVTTDSRAPGFGLGLYIVRQLVEAHGGTIRVHSRLGEGAEFTVELPFTPETPAEVVSSIRA